The Henckelia pumila isolate YLH828 chromosome 2, ASM3356847v2, whole genome shotgun sequence genome includes a window with the following:
- the LOC140885064 gene encoding dof zinc finger protein DOF5.6, translated as MGLTSLQVCMDSSDWLQQGTISEENINPSPMTPASDDQEDDILECSRPLMDQRRLIRPQHVDQALKCPRCESTHTKFCYYNNYSLSQPRYFCKTCRRYWTKGGTLRNIPVGGGCRKNKKLVSSKKPSNSNYSPAAVVTIPADHIHQTNYSSGLNNYNVNSSTELQLAFPQDQIQFSSLLPNGLFGTNFMSVSNHPGNFWMENSAQIDFMENKYETLFGSTRDHDLINSNFHGIEANIPSALNNGTILESYHHQNHVLEVDMKPNYTSSKNVVSLEWNHHDHNNIHHHQQAAACNSDAGIGYLGGIGSWTGFMNAYGSSNTLV; from the exons ATGGGATTGACTTCTCTGCAAGTTTGCATGGATTCCTCAGACTGGTTGCAGCAG gGCACAATATCGGAGGAGAATATTAATCCATCACCGATGACGCCAGCATCTGATGATCAAGAAGATGACATACTGGAATGTTCAAGGCCTTTGATGGATCAGAGGAGACTCATTCGTCCCCAGCACGTCGACCAAGCACTGAAATGCCCCAGATGCGAATCCACACACACCAAGTTCTGTTACTACAACAATTACAGCCTCTCGCAGCCCAGATACTTCTGCAAGACCTGCCGCCGTTACTGGACCAAAGGCGGCACCCTCCGCAACATTCCCGTCGGAGGCGGCTGCcggaaaaacaagaaattaGTCTCCTCCAAGAAACCATCTAATTCAAACTACTCACCTGCTGCAGTAGTAACCATACCTGCAGATCATATCCACCAAACTAATTACAGTAGTGGATTAAATAATTACAATGTTAACAGTTCCACCGAGCTTCAGCTTGCTTTCCCACAAGACCAAATCCAATTCTCGTCCCTCCTTCCAAACGGCCTTTTTGGCACCAATTTCATGAGCGTTTCAAACCACCCTGGTAATTTCTGGATGGAAAATTCTGCTCAAATCGACTTCATGGAGAACAAATATGAAACCCTCTTCGGGAGTACTAGAGATCATGATTTGATTAACAGCAACTTCCATGGCATTGAAGCAAATATCCCGTCTGCTCTTAATAATGGAACGATTCTTGAAAGCTATCATCATCAAAATCATGTTCTTGAGGTGGACATGAAGCCAAATTACACGTCGTCCAAGAATGTTGTGTCGCTGGAATGGAATCATCATGATCATAATAATATTCATCATCATCAGCAAGCCGCAGCGTGTAATTCTGATGCCGGGATTGGTTATCTTGGTGGGATCGGATCCTGGACCGGATTCATGAATGCATACGGATCTTCAAATACGTTAGTCTAA
- the LOC140877875 gene encoding uncharacterized protein, with product MAIKKQIVHGLSTSSLREIGILRSLVCHPWFVEFKQVVVDGCKGDDDHVYVVMEFVENDLRLYMDGMAWAFAEAKVKVSVVQGPEAARSWRGEIFMCRGYVVRWVYYERDVAEPSAFQRDIGGGTNADDIKKARGRREIFVRF from the exons ATGGCCATCAAGAAACAAATCGTCCATGGACTATCGACATCTTCTTTGAGAGAAATCGGCATTCTCCGGTCCCTCGTCTGTCACCCGTGGTTCGTTGAGTTCAAACAAGTTGTGGTGGATGGATGCAAGGGCGACGATGATCATGTGTACGTGGTGATGGAGTTCGTCGAAAACGACCTCAGACTGTATATGGATGGAATGGCGTGGGCTTTTGCGGAAGCCAAAGTCAA GGTCTCTGTGGTACAAGGCCCCGAAGCTGCTCGATCGTGGAGAGGAGAGATATTCATGTGTCGTGGATATGTGGTCCGTTGGGTGTATTATGAGAGAGATGTTGCTGAACCAAGTGCTTTTCAGAGGGACATCGGAGGAGGAACAAATGCAGATGATATTAAAAAAGCACGTGGAAGAAGAGAAATTTTTGTTCGGTTCTGA